TTGAAGACTTGAGCCAGCAGGCCCAGATGGCAGCTGCAGAAAAGTTCAAGGCCCCGGAGATGTCCCAGGTCCCCGAACCAGGCAAGATCACCACCGCAGTCCCGGAGGAGGAGAGCGAAGAGGAAGAGGAGGTAAGCTGGCTGATCCCAGCTGTCTATCATTCTTAGGTCAACCAATAGGAAAAGTGCACCATTCTGACTCACAaaagggctgggaccaagggtgatgaGGAATACATCctgctgtattttttttatgtcatacctgccCAAGAAAATTAAAATTCAAtgcgaaatgtgccagaagttgaaaaatGTCATATCCTCAATGATTTGTAAGAACCAATTACAATATCTGAACCTGGATAATGTTCAAAACCGATGATCCGGACCATATGATAACTTGCGGTATCATGTGGGCTTCCACTGTTATTGCACGAGGATTAGTAGAATATTTGAATGCACTTTACAACATTTGGACATTGGAATTGCTGATAAAATTCTTCATtcaaggacaccaaatttttttcaacttctggtgcattaaTCATTGACTTGTGTGTTTTCTCGGGTGGGTACAACATAGATAATATACAATGAGTTTTATTTTACCTCACCCTCTATTTCAGCCCTCCCGTTTGTCAGATCACCCTTTGGTCATCAGTACCTATGGCCAGTCTGGTACTTTGGGTTTTATTCTATATCACctggtccagaacacccataTCCATTGTTATaacagcccaggtatgacataaatgtctTGACACATCTCATCATTTTTCCCTCAGGTTGACGACTCTGGAGTGGAGCCTAAGGACATTGAACTCGTGATGTCCCAGGCCAACATCTCTCGTGCAAAGGCAGTCAAGGCCCTgaaaaacaataacaacgaCATTGTCAATGCTATTATGGTAAGTCTAATTCATCACTATTAAGGCCTTCGAAAAAAATAGTTGTttgctgtttcagtcctgaagaAAAATTAGAGTaagtaggtagggattatctttttgttAAATTTTTCTTGACTTAAGCCAAAATTACTAGTGATACCATACAGTTAGATAAAGTAAAACGGAAATGCATGAGGACGCTTGTCTTTTCAGTGTCAATAttgtgcataatggttacaaatctgtgtaGTATACTATACATTTGTCCTTCATAAGATAGGgccatcttttttttacttgaatagtaaGCAGACGGGAAAAGAATTCTAACTGGAATCTAGTATGTTTATGTGACTCTACTACCCACCCAAGAAGAAGGCTAGGGtagcagtttttttagggcAGGGTACATGTAGGCTAGGAAACAGGAAATGCAATTATTTTTTCATAGGCCTCTCAGTTAGGgaattttttcttcaatatcaAGCAAAAATTTATTGAAGGCATTCATGAagtttacttgttgtggccttattTGTGTTTGactgttgtttttctcttttaCCCACAGGAGTTGACGATGTAACCGCACCACGTGTCAGTCTGCCCTGCCTGCTTGTCCATACTAAAACACAGTCTGTACAGCTACAATAATCAACACCAACAAGAAGGAAGAGATTTTAAATGTTGAAATCATCTAAATTGAAAATTGAAGCCTTCCTATGTACActattctatatttttcttttcgcATTTGCATCCAAAAGACTTGAATCGTTTTGATATAGTATAATCTTGATCCTGTAATGTTCCGTCAATTCTGTTGTTCTCAAATAAAGTAAATAGTACCCTGGACTTTGTTGGCCTCTGTAGTGCTTGTGTTCATACGTTTAAGAGtgtatgtacaacattttctgattgtGTTAAGCAACAATCAAGGTATTATTCAGGTAGCAAACATGTATGCATTAGTGATAAATGTATACctttgtcaaagaattattTTTCAAACTCTATTTTTGTCACAACTTAATCCAACACTGCGGTATCTGGCATTTATTTAAAAGCCACAATGATCAAGCCCTGTTTGCTTCTGAAAATACTTTTCTGCAAAATGTGGTGCTCGTTTCTGAATTGGTAATTTTGATGACATTACAGTCgttatattttttttcgacAAAACCCAAGAGATTCCAAATAATCTTTTTATTGTACAATGCGAGTGACACTAAATACACATTCTTCCACTGTCATGTGAGTGTATTTAATAATAGTATGGTTGAAAGAAAATGTAAATTGGTTTCATACCTACTTAAGATGTTTCTAATGCAAGAAATACTAAGGGTATGGGAGGGGGTAGCAGTTTGAATGAGCATATGGTTGAAAGTGAGGTAAGGTGAGGATTTGGGGAGTATTAAAACCTTTAATATGTTTGGGGGCTAGTTCAAGATGATATTGATCAATTTACCCAGGTATAACTGAATTTGACTGCAGGAGAGAAGCCATGTATTTGTCGACGACAAATTGAAAAGTGATAGAGTTTTCTAAGAAATCATCCTGGACTCAAGGCGGTTGGACAGATTTCAGTATGTCAAGTACTTGCTTCTGACCATTGAACTAGAAAGAAAGCATACCTTTGTGCAGAAGAACACAATTCATTGGACCGATCTTGACTCAATTAGCTGTCCAGCCAATTAGAGAGTAGCAATTAGTGGTTCAACCAATGAAAAGGCGGTTGCATGTCCATATGCAtcaaatatattgtgtttttATCTCCCATCTCTACGTTTGGACAGTGATGAGCGGGGCTATGCATTACCAGCCTTTTCTGCTAGAGGACGCTTCCAATACGTGCACATCAACCTGTCGCAAATGGCCACACAGGAAGTAAAAGATACACGATGCTCATTACGATAAATCAAACGCGTCACTGTCCCAACCAATCCGATCTTACGCAGCTGCTTTGGGTTCCTAAAATCATTACACTCCCGTTGCGACATACAAAGCTTATTTCAAGCGTTGAAAGGGGTGCAATACGTCACCAAGTGTTGGTCCCATGCGGTCCCTTAGGTTTTGTTTCCCCTCGGTTCACCCGGTAACCGACAAGTGGCAACAAAAGCGCTCGCTATCGGGTGTAGGGACATCTTTTCACGCCGCACGATCGGGTAGCGCCCTCCCTCCTACTACTGGTGTTTAGACCGCAAACAAAccgccttgttttgtggtgtgtttTTGACTATAAATATCCCACATTTTGTAACTCTTTACCGTTTGGCAAGATCAACAGCGTCACCTATTCCTAGGACAACGCCAAGGTGGTGCAAGTCCTCAAAACCTCCTACTGTCATTCTAACACGGGGGCAACAATTCTACTGTAATATTACAAGGTAGGTGTGTCAACCGTTTTATAACTTCGTTCACTAACTTGAGTGAACCGTTTATATTTTCTAGGCTACTTTTGTTAGAAGCATGAGATATTCTTCTATCGCCTGAGGGCCTATGAAATACTTTGCTTGTAATCAATATCCTTTCTGGCATGTTATATGACGTGACGGCAAATAAATGCTTGACAACTATGGTCAGGTTTTGGGTAGAATATGCTTTTAAGGTTTTGTTGTgtaggagggaggggggcatacaTGTTGTTAACATGGTAACCCTTGTTGTTAACGCGAGTCACAACATTGTATAATGTGAACGACTTTCTAGCTAAACCTCACAATGCGTTAAGAGCCATTCAGAACCACTCGAAAAATGCATTACGGAGGAAGGGTCGCCTGTATGTGTTGGGTTAGTGTCAAACGTCAGCGGGCTACAGTATTGGGTGTTAAACTAGAGTGCAGCTGTTGGAAATGTTCAATGCCATTTGCTGTACAACCTATTTATAGATGCTACAAAACGTCAATTGTTAAAATGCATGGCTTTTATAAAGgattatatgtaacgttacagggtaTATGTCAAATATTGCCAACAAAGAGTACAACACACAgtgtgactttttttttaaattcaaagaGTATGTTATTTCAATGAACCTGGACCAAGCCTAATTGAACATTTATGCTAATGTTACTACTACTACAAGTACTGCCAGTCAGTCTAGTGCACCGCGCACATAGATACGGTTTTAGGTGAGTGAAAATAGTTCGAAATGTTTagaaaaagtttgaaagttcAGTAGTCAGTTCATCGTTCAATAACAGTTTGCGGGGGATATTTGTATCGACAACATGTTGTTTATATAACATGTCAATATTAAATTCTTATCAGAAAATTCTTATTCAAACCAACAGTTAATTGCTACAACAATGGCGAATCTCTATTCTTTGATGGTAATACCAAGTTCATTTTTACTAAATCTTCACATATTCACAAATGTGATGACAACTACATATTACTCATTGAAGCCATACGGAAAAACGCAATGAATTGAAGCCATAACATATCGTAgctacaagaaaaacaagccACTTGAAAAATGTGTCGTTAACTACTTAAAGCCATGGGCACAGCCAAGTAGGTGCAACCAAGCTTCTTATCAACAAGAGTTTCGACAAACTGAGAAATGAAAAATTCTCCAAACTCCTAGCTGTAATGTTTACGAAGCTTTGTTCTGACAAGTATATATAATACACAGCTCAAAGTCATGGGCATAACCAACTAGGTACAACCAAGCTTCTTAATTATCAAGATTTTGAACAAACTGAGCAATGAAAAATTCTCCAAACTCCTAGCTGAAATGTTTACGAAGCTTTGTTCTGACAAGTATATATAATACACAGCTCAAAGTCATGGGCATAACCGACTAGGTACAACCAAGCTTCTTAATTATCAAGATTTTGAACAAACTGAGCAATGAAAAATTCTCCAAACTCCTAGCTGTAATGTTTACAATACTGGCTTAACATGGCAGTACGAACCTTTGTTCGGACGGGTATATGTAATACACAGCTTAACAATAGAGGCTAGCTGACCCGTGCGAGACATGTACATAGTAACCGTGTGGAGATGTTTACCTACAGCACGTATAGCCATTCCTGATTTTCTTACGGGTGCAACAACGTGTAACGTACGTTGACCTAGCTATAGGCACCTCATAGGGTTAAGCATTGGACAGAAGtagttataacctccttgttgtttCCAACGGAGGTTCTGTTTTTGGGTCGCTTGTATGTTTGCACCAATAAGGAATAATTTctataatctacaagcagatgctacgatagcataagatagtattaaaagctggcagatgagtgaagccggcctaggagtgggtatgctccggtgcccgtctgactccctttggccggctatactccttggccagctttgatactatcttatggcgccgtaggatctgcttggagattataatttccaaaccggggcccggccgggtagctttcgggagcaaaatgtatgatatatataacaCACCGAACTACAAATTTCACATTGCAAATTCACAGTGTCAAATGTGTTCTCAATATAAGGGTACGCTTTGAATCATTTTGCGCTGTATTCAAATGCTCAAACACACTCTGAACGCAAATTTCTTAGAAGGGTTGAAATAGTATACATAATATACTTGCAACGTTCTTTCAAGTTAATGTGTAAAATACTTGGCTCCCACAAGGCTCAATGTAACACAATTACATTTTTACCTCCCGTGTTAGTAGTTAAGTGCATAATCCACCACATAATAGAGACGTATGCGACTTACCTGACTCCGTTTTGCAAGGCTTAGTATGAACGAGGCCTATGTAAACATGCGAGTAATAAGCTTTACACTTCAGACAAAAGTAGTATGTAAACCGTGCACGTTCAAGGTGTTATGTTTCTTACTTCTGTAGCTAGCTGCCAAAACTGCGTAACAGTTACGTACGTCTGCTATTAGATATTATATTATGTGTAGAAAATTATGTCTCAGACATTCGATCGCGGAAAGAAGTTTTGGCTACGttcctttctcttcttcttccgCTTTTCTACCGTTCCAAAcaaaataaggtcaatgacctggaccagtcGACTcagtcaccatggttactaaCAAAGAACACCGTAGTGTCAAACTTCatgatgtagcaagtggtaggacagagaTGGAGGGGCTGGTCGCCACATTATAGGAATTTGAGCAataataaacagagcagtagtttgttaggctagaccatgtaaAGGTAAACACTATGTATTTGGttgcaaaaatatgatttagatattaatTCTGTTGTACTTGTCACGGGCTCTTTGTAATGTTTTAATATCATTTCACCCGACAGTCACGGAGTAAGAAATGATGCTTGCAGAGGCGACACCTGGCGGTTCGCATCTGAACCTCCAGAAGAGACGCGAAGTGCTTCAGGAGAACCAACGCTTCGCCCAGCAGATCCGCGGGTTAGAACTAACTTACGGCAAGATCGCAGCACAGCAGAAAAGCCTCATCAGCGCCTTAGAAAACGGCATGAGCAGCCATAAGACGACTCCGATAAACACGCAGAAAGTCGAGAACCTTCAAGATGTCAGGAAATCTTATGACGTCTTACTGACTAGAGACATAGGCGCCGTCCAGCAAAGAAAGTCGCACCATACAGAAGTCTTGGAGACGCTCTTAAACGCGGTGGAAGATCTCAAGATCTTGAGAGATTCGACAAAGGCGGACTTGGTTGAACCCATCTTCTATACAGAAATGAGCAACGCTGAGAGAGAACGCACAGCAGATCTCTTGGCAAGATGGAAGACTCTCTTAAAGGACGAGAATGACTTGACTGTCTTGCACCACGAATATCCTAAGACTCCGTTCAAAGGAATAACGAGCGATAGACCTTGGTACAGTCTGGATCCGAGAGACGCTGCGAGATTTGGCGGGATTTTGTCCCTCATACCTGTCACTTTGGACATCGCAAAAAAGACACACAGAGTGGTACAAACTGTGGCGTCGGGAGAAAACTCTATGCTACAAAAAGATAGCCTCAAACTTCCAAGCGTTTTGTCGGACTTGGTTAAGTTTCATCCTAACTCGTCCGATGCCGAGCCTACTCGAGTTCACACGCAGCAACGCCGGAAGTGGGAGAAACCAAACGTCTTTGGAGAGGAGCGGCCGGAAGTGACGTACAGAAGAGCGGCCTCCGCTGTTTCGGATGTGCAGGACAACGAAGTTGCTGCGCCCAAGAGAAAACAGTGGTCAAAAGATCCTCTTTCTATGTCTACTCCAGGATATCTATCGAAGAATCCTCACAATCCGGGACATGTGGGCCAAAAATCAAACCCTGGAGTACACAATGGCAAAGGGAACCCAGGGACCCCAATTTCAAATATGACAAGAGGCCAGAGACAAGGCATGCAGGGAGCATCGGGGGAATATATTCGCGTTATCGTTAAAGGTATGTAACGACCacaatatgtaatgatattatGTAGATGtactatatgtatttgtatatgaaACTACAGTAATGTTTGGACATTTATTTCAGCCAAATAGATGATCGTCAAAGGATTGCAATATCACGTTGAAATGTTATAACATGGGACGGGATAAAAGTGTAACTTGTTCTGATGTTATGGAAGAAGCTCAAGACCAACAGTCAGAAAATAATGGGACTTGCCCTATTTCTACTGCTTCTTCTGGGACGTGACAAACCGAGACGGGGGACGACATAGGTTATCCGACAGGATCCGTTGCTGCAGACACGTCACGCGTCTCTCCCGGAAGTAGAAATATACatgtccattccgtgaacaaagCTGAGGAAATAAGTCTAAAATTTTGGCAAGTCCCAATTCTTCTGAGGGTTGGTCACGTTAAGATCAGTCTTAATTCATAACGTGTTTTACaagcacagatgaactttcatgacGATCCCTTTCAGACATGATTGCTCCGCTCAGTGTCCAAGTTAAGGCCAACTCGGACAAACTCCAGGACGTGGAGGGACAAGTTCGGCAATGTTCGGCCCGACTGACGACTCTGTCCGAACACCAGGCGGGCCTCGCTCTGAAAGTGTTCGAGGCGATTCGGAAGGACCTGGAGGAACATCTCAACACCAACATCCGGGACATCATCAAGACGGAAATGGAGACCTTAACACCGAGGAGTACTGAAGAGATTAGGTAATCATAAAGAGAGATTCTGTACACGGCAATGAAGCATTTCAGAAAGAGTATTTCGAAATTTAGAAAAGGAAGGTAAGAAGGGAGgagggaaggaagaaaggagggaaggaaagaaTGGAGGAGGAATGGAAGCAAGGAAAGAAGAAATTAAGTATGTAAAAAGAAGGGAGGAGGGATGGAAAGGAAAAGGAGCGAAGGAAAAAGGGAAGAGGGATGGAAGGAAGGATGGAAAGAAAAAGGAAGGGAAAACGAAGGAAGGAAAAACGAAGGAATGAAAGATTGGAGGAAAAGAGGGAGATGGAGGGAAGGTAGGTACCAGGTAGAGGCGGAATGATGGATAGGTTGATGAAGGAAAGGAGGGATAAAAGAAGGGAAGGTTGTGAAAAAGAATGGGAGAAAGTTAATTTCTATTTATGTATTAGAAGTGGTGGTttaaagaaggaagaaaagtgGGAGGGAATGAAACTAATGGATTCAGAGAAGGAGTGATTAGAAGGAACGGATTATATTAAGGAGAAGTTGAGACCAGGACATTTCCGACCTATGGAACTGTTTTTCTTGTATGTCCCAGGAAACAGATGGAAGAGTCGATGAAACAGAAGCTGGACAGTTTCTACCGTGTGGAGGTCCAGCGACTGGCCAGTCAGCTGCACCAGGACACGCTCCGGACACAGAAGGAGGTGGAGGGGCTCAAACAGTCACAGAGGGACACGGACCTCAGAGTAACAGGTAAGTAAGGCTTTCCTACCTCAACttacgacatcaaaatcattCTCATCCCCGCATTCCATTTAAGGCTTAGGTCCTACTTGtaccggtgcccggccgggctccgaagttACAAATTTGTCCCGGCAGACTGCCGGATATCGGGAGGTACCCCTCGGTGCCCCCCTCTAGGTCACGGCGTCCCTTTGCTATCAGGTCCCGGGTTTATTTTAAATTCTACTTAAATTCAACATGGTGCCCAGCTGGGTCCAAAAATAGCCCGTTAGCCACAAGGTGTACAAGTCCCATAGGGTCACGTAAGGGTCGCGCCAGAAAGTGACTAAAAACGTTAACAGCCTATGAATTGCTCAGCAGGGCCCCTTATTCTAACTGAAACCTAAGCCTTACGCAGCCTCCTAAGTTGCTTTTTTGGCTACACCTTAGTGACGAAATCTTTCAATGTAGTTTCAATATCATTGCAAGTATTTGCAAATTTAGTAATGAATCTCCCacttttgtagtccgtgaaaaaTGGCATCATTTAAGTTTAGTTTAGGATACATTTAGACAATTTGAACGTCTGgctaagggggtgaagtctgctatctccGATGACCTTGCTGTTTTGTGTCCTACAGAAGAGAAGTACGGTCCGTTACAGCGTCAACTGGACCAGCTCCGGGAGCAGAACACTGCGGAGCTGCGCCGCCTGGAGGCGCTCGTGGTGGAGGAGAGGAACCGGCTGGAGCAGAGACTCAAGAGGGAGGAGGAGAAAATAGAACACAGGTAAGATCTTAAAGATGCAGGACCTTAAGGTGAAGTGGGGCTCTTTGCTCCAATAGAATggctgttgttttgttgtctaatAGAAAATACAACACAAGTAAGATCTTAAAAATGAAGGACCTTAAGGTGAAGTGGGTCTCTTTCTGCTCCAATACAATGACTGTTAATGTTATTTCGTTGTCTCGGGTAGtataatagaatacaacacagatAAGATTTGCAAGATGaagaactaggggtgggtacctgtacggtgtaccggtacaaacccgtttttcttgttggacctgtgcagaaaaaccggacctgaagaaaatcagtagaccggcaTGCATTTACGTGATTTGAAGAAGATAGTTGACAGTCATTTTactaagtttctacagtcaaacttggtatgagtTAACAGAGGCATTAATGTTGCTTACATGAAGGCagaattttaaaacgccagtagaATTTGGATACTTCATtaaatagattcctttgtagcgaagtggaccattgttttgagtatcgtccattcgcAAGTTTTCACACATAACTAattccaggttcaggtctggacctgtagtGGCTTTTGAACTTTCTTTCTAAGTCTTATCGTTCTGGTGACGAAAAAAGGCACACAGACACCCTATATTTGCGAGCCAAAGCAATGATCATATAATTTATACTCACCATCATCATATCCACGTTCAATCTTCCAGGTTTGCAACTGGGGCTGGAATTCACGAAGAGAGTCATCAAGACCGGACCGCCCAGTCCGAGCTGTTCAAGTACGTGCAACAAGAACTTGGTCGTCTGCAGTTGAAGGTGCGCCACCTAGAGGACGCCGTGGTACAGCAGCGGGCGGACACAGGTCCTAAGGGTAAGAACATATTCGCTTTTGCATAAATATTGATGCTTTTGCAAGTAGCTAGTGGTAATGCGATGCAAATATGCGTCTTCGCTTGTGAAGCTCCTTCATACACGGAACCACGTGCACTGGGTTTACGTTACCATCCGAAATTACGAATGCAATTCCTTACCACATGTGTGAGCTAAGAATGACCCTAGGATCGAACCTCTTATCCACATAATTTGGGGAAGCATttgtttctattttgcttttggacagacgaggacaatgtggcactgcactcaaattAGTAACTTATACCAACAGGGCCACATACATAGTAAAGACAGAAGCTTAAAGGTAAAGATATTcctttcttttacctccccgactcGACTGAAGTCagctaggtacccatttttacacctgtgaAGTGAAGAAGGTCGTGTAAGATagctttcccaaggacacaacgtcgggggcacggcgggtatcgaactcgggacctctaggttccgagccgaacgctctaccagttacactACCTAAACACGACGCATTGGGGAAGCATTGTGGTCGCTTACCACTTCCGGATCCGCTATTCAGTCATAAAATTCTAAACAATGTTTACCCTCTGTCTAACAGAGTTCATGATGCTTATTTTGAAGGCACCCTCCGTGGAGACCAGTTACTGTGGATCGCCCGTCAGGTGGGAAACAAGTACTGGAACCTCGGCATCAAACTGGGCCTGAGTCTGGGGGCACTGGGCGAGATCAAGCACGCCAACCCGGTAAGGACGGACCCACGGTCCACATCTGTCGTCTTTGTAAGAAATAAAAGATGATGTCAAGGCATAGATGGTCATATGATTGAATTGGCTTAGCCTTTTTTTGGTCCGTCACAGCTTTCGCAATAGtagatgtaggtggcgctttgtggcgagaacacaatcccacaCGTGACTAAATTTGTATCCCCACTTGTCCCGGATTAGAACTGGGGtcgactttcttatccagaccgCCTCCTTGGGCCATCGGATCCACCTGTTGTCTTTCCTGTCTACGATATCGTACGAGCGATGAGACCGGGCACGAAAGTGTGAAATGTCCATACGGCGTTCTTCATGGCGGATGACCCATTAGTTCTATCAcgtgcagggttgtagccaactgcagcctgaaatcattttcagtccccttgattttgaatgggaatcctatcaggcaccgaaggcatggcgtgacgttgcgcgccGTTTCTaaggggtctgggtcccagaaaatttttaaatcaagaccctctgaaacactatttcctgcattttgatgtgcaaattttgcttgtagactaagctgttcaatggcgtctgttttggtgaagaagaacacatgggtttcatttttttatatctttatatatcaatttttgtctgtcccaggggacggaatggggaaaacctTTTaatttcagtccccagctgcaaaattccttcaaaggactgaaggacaggtgctggctacaaccctgttcaAGTGACTCGTATAATTGAACGAACGTGACGGAAAGTCACACAAGTATAACGACGATTATCTGTGTATGCTACATttcacagtgtgtgtgtttttcttccACACACAGGGTGACGTGGATCAGATGGCCTTCGCGATGTTGTTAGACTGGCAGCGGCAGTACGGGGATGGCGCTACCGTGGACAGGATCGTGGACTCGCTACACCAGCTGCACCTTACTAAACTGGCGGACAGCGTCAGGGATAGTCTACCACCATGATGGTATTAGTAGTCTCGCTCTCAGACTCAGCACGGCTACACCAGCACTACATCAGCTTCATCTAACAAAACTGGCGGACACCGTCAGGGATAGTCTACCGCCGTGATGATAGTCTCGCTCTCAGACTCAGCACCGGTCATACCGTTGAAGCAAACATtgaatggcatctgttttgtaCCGATATTCCTCTATGGCAATTTGAAAAGACGTAGGTTTTGTTACGGACATACATAAtctgtttgatgacactttAACACATTGACTTTTTGAAAGGACTTCTTTAATCTGTCTACGGCCAAAGTGTCTCGAATAATACTGTGTCCAATCTTTTTGACAGATTCCAAAGGCTTTAATAATGGTTTATCTATCACCATCAACCTATCAGTCTTGAGGGACTTAAACATTATTTGATATCCTTTGATTTATGTTTGTAAATTTGCTTTGCTTGTTTATGTATTGCCTTTGTGTTTGCTGCTGCATTGAAATAAGTTCACAACTTCAGTGTGCTGTCTTCATGTCAAATAATgttgcaatagaaaaaaaataacttgAAAGGCatcattttcgcgaaaatgctgAATGTTTTTGTGACTTTCTGTCAA
Above is a genomic segment from Branchiostoma floridae strain S238N-H82 chromosome 16, Bfl_VNyyK, whole genome shotgun sequence containing:
- the LOC118403538 gene encoding uncharacterized protein LOC118403538, with amino-acid sequence MLAEATPGGSHLNLQKRREVLQENQRFAQQIRGLELTYGKIAAQQKSLISALENGMSSHKTTPINTQKVENLQDVRKSYDVLLTRDIGAVQQRKSHHTEVLETLLNAVEDLKILRDSTKADLVEPIFYTEMSNAERERTADLLARWKTLLKDENDLTVLHHEYPKTPFKGITSDRPWYSLDPRDAARFGGILSLIPVTLDIAKKTHRVVQTVASGENSMLQKDSLKLPSVLSDLVKFHPNSSDAEPTRVHTQQRRKWEKPNVFGEERPEVTYRRAASAVSDVQDNEVAAPKRKQWSKDPLSMSTPGYLSKNPHNPGHVGQKSNPGVHNGKGNPGTPISNMTRGQRQGMQGASGEYIRVIVKDMIAPLSVQVKANSDKLQDVEGQVRQCSARLTTLSEHQAGLALKVFEAIRKDLEEHLNTNIRDIIKTEMETLTPRSTEEIRKQMEESMKQKLDSFYRVEVQRLASQLHQDTLRTQKEVEGLKQSQRDTDLRVTEEKYGPLQRQLDQLREQNTAELRRLEALVVEERNRLEQRLKREEEKIEHRFATGAGIHEESHQDRTAQSELFKYVQQELGRLQLKVRHLEDAVVQQRADTGPKGTLRGDQLLWIARQVGNKYWNLGIKLGLSLGALGEIKHANPGDVDQMAFAMLLDWQRQYGDGATVDRIVDSLHQLHLTKLADSVRDSLPP